From the Synechococcus sp. HK01-R genome, one window contains:
- a CDS encoding triacylglycerol lipase: MERRPLVLVHGLWDTPHLFHRLVGQLDRAHVPLLVPHLPHRLGAVPLRTLASHLDQHIQAHWGSEQPIDILGFSMGGIISRIWLQELGGASRSRRFISVGSPQRGTLTAQWIPRWLFAGLADMKRGSALLRQLNADSSALASLSCTSFYCRWDAMVFPGWQAVLPVGASHAVPVFTHQQLMAHPLALSMLMQTILGD; the protein is encoded by the coding sequence ATGGAGCGCAGACCACTGGTTCTGGTGCACGGGCTTTGGGATACCCCTCATCTTTTTCATCGGTTGGTGGGGCAGCTGGATCGTGCGCATGTTCCACTGCTGGTCCCCCACCTCCCCCATCGGTTGGGGGCGGTGCCTCTGCGCACCCTGGCCTCCCATCTGGATCAGCACATTCAGGCCCATTGGGGATCCGAGCAGCCCATCGACATCCTTGGTTTCTCCATGGGGGGGATCATCAGCCGCATCTGGTTGCAGGAGCTGGGTGGCGCCAGCCGAAGCCGGCGTTTCATCAGTGTCGGTAGTCCCCAACGGGGAACACTGACGGCCCAGTGGATTCCTCGCTGGCTGTTCGCTGGTCTGGCTGACATGAAGCGCGGCAGTGCTCTGTTGCGTCAGCTCAACGCCGACAGCTCCGCCCTCGCCTCTCTCTCCTGCACCAGCTTTTACTGCCGCTGGGATGCCATGGTGTTTCCAGGTTGGCAGGCGGTGTTACCCGTGGGGGCTAGCCATGCGGTGCCGGTGTTCACCCATCAACAGCTGATGGCGCACCCCTTAGCGCTGTCGATGCTGATGCAGACCATTCTTGGCGATTAA